From Aedes albopictus strain Foshan chromosome 1, AalbF5, whole genome shotgun sequence, one genomic window encodes:
- the LOC115259763 gene encoding aminopeptidase N-like, with amino-acid sequence MDKLAPAALAVLCLACSVSAQLDGDNYRLPNNSYPVRYDLELTTYVHEDGSARQFRFDGKVKIELVVKDEGNSSITVHYRKTTITHVKLWSTLGNGTDRVLLDDNSSFVLDPKREFVTVSTPGVILNGTYFLEFEYYGDLREDNAGFYRSSYVDDKGKTRWLATTQFSSTDARHAFPCYDEPGIRAPISFEMRC; translated from the coding sequence ATGGATAAATTGGCTCCGGCAGCGCTTGCGGTGCTCTGTTTGGCGTGCTCGGTCAGCGCCCAGCTGGACGGTGATAACTACCGTCTGCCGAACAACAGCTACCCGGTACGGTACGACCTCGAGTTGACCACGTACGTCCACGAGGACGGCAGTGCGCGACAGTTTCGCTTCGACGGCAAAGTGAAGATCGAGCTAGTGGTGAAGGACGAAGGCAACAGCAGTATTACGGTGCACTACCGAAAGACCACAATCACCCACGTGAAACTATGGTCCACGCTGGGGAATGGGACGGATCGGGTGCTACTGGATGATAATTCCAGTTTCGTGCTGGATCCGAAGCGGGAGTTCGTGACGGTTTCGACGCCGGGAGTGATCCTCAATGGAACCTATTTTCTGGAGTTTGAATACTACGGAGATCTTCGGGAGGACAACGCAGGGTTCTATCGATCGTCCTACGTGGATGACAAAGGGAAAACCAGGTGGCTGGCCACGACACAGTTTTCCTCGACGGATGCCCGGCATGCTTTCCCATGCTACGACGAACCAGGGATTCGAGCTCCAATTTCATTCGAAATGAGATGTTGA
- the LOC109398222 gene encoding protein CREG1 isoform X1 — protein sequence MCSTASSTPIDKLIYQRLDPFPQQQRDDSLGHLIKMLRFCGIFFGILLVLVVLSGIETRSQYRVDDELAAFRPIDAGEETNELAGNDIEQSGPPPHTEYAKMARYLVHKAEWVSMGSLSTVDAIKGYPMVNIIASADSARGAKSTGTLYFYLTMLDYTAQDLSKDNRLTVLLSMDQDLECSKNGIDPMEPTCARIMISGRAVRLEEGTDEFTFGKNAMFSRHPAAKHWLDTHNFFLCKLDIVQIAVLDYYGGPHYVTVEEYMKANPDTDGSEKAHPLLRLSQDAFAAPEVISNSDSERTITVKIKKDSPVRHINLEV from the exons A TGTGCAGCACCGCCTCTTCAACGCCCATCGACAAGCTAATCTACCAACGGCTGGATCCGTTCCCGCAGCAACAGCGCGACGACAGCCTCGGGCACCTGATCAAGATGCTACGCTTCTGCGGGATATTCTTCGGGATACTGCTGGTGTTGGTTGTGCTGAGTGGAATCGAAACCAGAAGCCAGTACCGGGTCGATGACGAGCTGGCTGCGTTTCGACCCATCGATGCCGGTGAGGAGACTAATGAGCTAGCCGGTAATGACATCGAGCAAAGCGGGCCACCTCCGCACACGGAGTATGCCAAAATGGCACGGTACCTGGTACACAAAGCAG AATGGGTCTCGATGGGATCGCTCTCCACCGTGGATGCCATCAAGGGCTACCCGATGGTGAACATCATAGCCTCGGCGGACAGTGCACGTGGCGCCAAATCGACCGGCACCCTGTACTTCTATCTGACCATGCTGGACTACACGGCGCAAGATCTGAGCAAGGATAACCGCCTGACGGTGCTGCTCTCGATGGATCAGGATCTGGAGTGCAGCAAGAACGGTATTGACCCGATGGAGCCCACCTGTGCCCGCATCATGATCTCCGGACGGGCCGTTCGGCTTGAGGAGGGTACCGACGAATTCACGTTCGGAAAGAACGCCATGTTCAGCAGACACCCGGCCGCGAAGCACTGGTTGGATA CCCACAACTTCTTCCTCTGCAAGCTGGACATCGTGCAGATAGCCGTACTGGACTACTACGGTGGACCACACTACGTCACCGTGGAGGAATACATGAAGGCTAACCCCGATACGGATGGCTCGGAAAAAGCGCACCCACTGCTTCGACTGTCGCAAGATGCGTTCGCTGCACCAGAGGTTATCTCCAACTCTGATAGCGAAAGGACCATTACGGTTAAAATCAAGAAGGATTCTCCGGTGCGGCACATCAATTTGGAGGTGTAA
- the LOC109398222 gene encoding protein CREG1 isoform X2, which translates to MLRFCGIFFGILLVLVVLSGIETRSQYRVDDELAAFRPIDAGEETNELAGNDIEQSGPPPHTEYAKMARYLVHKAEWVSMGSLSTVDAIKGYPMVNIIASADSARGAKSTGTLYFYLTMLDYTAQDLSKDNRLTVLLSMDQDLECSKNGIDPMEPTCARIMISGRAVRLEEGTDEFTFGKNAMFSRHPAAKHWLDTHNFFLCKLDIVQIAVLDYYGGPHYVTVEEYMKANPDTDGSEKAHPLLRLSQDAFAAPEVISNSDSERTITVKIKKDSPVRHINLEV; encoded by the exons ATGCTACGCTTCTGCGGGATATTCTTCGGGATACTGCTGGTGTTGGTTGTGCTGAGTGGAATCGAAACCAGAAGCCAGTACCGGGTCGATGACGAGCTGGCTGCGTTTCGACCCATCGATGCCGGTGAGGAGACTAATGAGCTAGCCGGTAATGACATCGAGCAAAGCGGGCCACCTCCGCACACGGAGTATGCCAAAATGGCACGGTACCTGGTACACAAAGCAG AATGGGTCTCGATGGGATCGCTCTCCACCGTGGATGCCATCAAGGGCTACCCGATGGTGAACATCATAGCCTCGGCGGACAGTGCACGTGGCGCCAAATCGACCGGCACCCTGTACTTCTATCTGACCATGCTGGACTACACGGCGCAAGATCTGAGCAAGGATAACCGCCTGACGGTGCTGCTCTCGATGGATCAGGATCTGGAGTGCAGCAAGAACGGTATTGACCCGATGGAGCCCACCTGTGCCCGCATCATGATCTCCGGACGGGCCGTTCGGCTTGAGGAGGGTACCGACGAATTCACGTTCGGAAAGAACGCCATGTTCAGCAGACACCCGGCCGCGAAGCACTGGTTGGATA CCCACAACTTCTTCCTCTGCAAGCTGGACATCGTGCAGATAGCCGTACTGGACTACTACGGTGGACCACACTACGTCACCGTGGAGGAATACATGAAGGCTAACCCCGATACGGATGGCTCGGAAAAAGCGCACCCACTGCTTCGACTGTCGCAAGATGCGTTCGCTGCACCAGAGGTTATCTCCAACTCTGATAGCGAAAGGACCATTACGGTTAAAATCAAGAAGGATTCTCCGGTGCGGCACATCAATTTGGAGGTGTAA
- the LOC115259762 gene encoding aminopeptidase N-like: MVRDPQHPIGLTVIHGSNYSVLSNNLPKDVGQGPIAGYTRTIFEDTPVMQPYLLGVIVSDFVAISAVQYPRQGVFARYNAIRNGEGDFILEVGYKILKVLESYLETDFALPKIYQVAVPDFAAGAMENYGLVTYKEEKFFYDIISDEAEARNRHRGGARVWSPIFRQHGIPMKEGFARYLNIWPRTWPSDKQGAEAETCRISSLPRFCIFLCVFVRT; encoded by the exons ATGGTTCGCGATCCACAG CACCCGATCGGATTGACGGTGATTCATGGATCGAACTATTCGGTGTTGTCGAACAATCTACCGAAGGATGTCGGACAAGGGCCCATCGCCGGCTACACGCGCACCATATTCGAAGATACGCCCGTCATGCAGCCCTATCTGCTCGGAGTTATTGTGAGCGATTTCGTGGCCATATCGGCCGTACAGTATCCCCGGCAGGGCGTATTTGCTCGGTACAATGCCATCCGCAACGGAGAAGGGGACTTCATTTTGGAAGTCGGGTACAAGATTCTCAAGGTACTGGAGTCCTACCTGGAGACGGACTTTGCCCTACCGAAGATCTACCAGGTGGCCGTGCCGGATTTCGCCGCCGGCGCGATGGAGAATTACGGATTGGTGACCTACAAGGAGGAGAAGTTCTTCTACGACATCATCTCCGATGAGGCAGAAGCACGAAATCGCCACCGTGGTGGGGCACGAGTATGGTCACCAATTTTTCGGCAACATGGTATCCCCATGAAGGAAGGCTTTGCTCGATATTTGAATATCTGGCCTCGGACATGgcccagtgacaagcagggcgcggaggctgaaacatgccgcatttcgtctttaccgcgtttttgcatttttctttgtgttttcgttcgtacttga